One genomic region from Gossypium hirsutum isolate 1008001.06 chromosome D13, Gossypium_hirsutum_v2.1, whole genome shotgun sequence encodes:
- the LOC107918990 gene encoding NAC domain-containing protein 30 has protein sequence MMELESCVPPGFRFHPTEEELVGYYLRRKINSLKIDLDVIIEIDLYKMEPWDIQARCNVGNEEQSEWYFFSYKDRKYPTGTRTNRATAAGFWKATGRDKSVLSKNNIIGMRKTLVFYKGRAPNGRKTDWIMHEYRLQTSEHGPPQEEGWVVCRAFRKPCPNQRQGFEAWSHGYYMRDNSQVRPPVSLSDIATTSHLHLRRNQGSSFYESYGSEQELVSNSHNFLDSQQVIELPQLDSPITVSPSLAEKEVFHCNEEKSNESSQIHIIDWKNFDNLFNSQLTDTTSYPYQTAALIPQNDELEAQQHHLLGCFPGS, from the exons ATGATGGAATTGGAATCATGTGTGCCACCAGGCTTTAGATTTCATCCCACTGAAGAAGAACTTGTAGGATATTATCTCAGAAGAAAGATTAACTCACTCAAAATTGATCTAGATGTTATTATCGAGATTGATCTATACAAGATGGAGCCATGGGATATCCAAG CAAGATGTAATGTAGGGAATGAAGAGCAAAGCGAGTGGTACTTCTTCAGTTATAAAGATAGGAAGTATCCAACAGGGACAAGGACAAACAGAGCCACTGCAGCTGGGTTTTGGAAGGCAACAGGGAGGGATAAATCTGTGCTTTCAAAGAACAATATTATAGGGATGAGAAAGACCCTGGTTTTCTACAAGGGTCGTGCACCTAATGGTAGGAAAACTGATTGGATCATGCATGAGTATCGCCTCCAGACTTCTGAACATGGACCGCCTCAG GAAGAAGGATGGGTGGTGTGCCGGGCATTTAGAAAGCCATGTCCTAATCAAAGGCAAGGCTTTGAAGCATGGAGCCATGGTTACTATATGAGAGATAACAGCCAAGTTAGGCCTCCCGTTTCCCTTTCAGATATAGCAACTACATCTCATCTTCATCTTCGCAGGAATCAAGGATCAAGTTTTTATGAATCCTATGGTTCGGAGCAAGAGCTTGTTTCCAACAGTCACAATTTTTTGGACAGCCAACAAGTGATTGAGCTTCCACAACTGGATAGCCCCATTACTGTTTCACCAAGTTTAGCAGAAAAAGAAGTTTTTCATTGTAATGAAGAAAAGAGCAACGAGAGTAGTCAAATACATATAATCGACTGGAAGAACTTTGACAACTTGTTTAACTCTCAGCTCACTGATACAACATCTTATCCATATCAAACTGCGGCACTAATACCCCAAAATGATGAACTAGAGGCCCAACAACACCATCTCCTAGGTTGCTTCCCCGGATCATAG